A genomic region of uncultured Paludibaculum sp. contains the following coding sequences:
- a CDS encoding pyrroloquinoline quinone-dependent dehydrogenase: protein MLLSLPLFAQTHGTWRDYGGAPDAAQYSDLKQIDRSNVAKLKPAWTFKTGDGSKYFFNPLVADGRMYVMARKNCIVALDPATGAELWTYTPEPDTKVITNRGLNYWESKDRSDRRLLFASNHRLRAIDARTGQPIDTFGTHGSVDLKQGLGRDPETLSLVQSTTPGRVFEDLLILGSATNQGYGSAPGDIRAFDVRTGKLVWTFHTIPHPGEAGYETWPKDAWKTVGGANVWGEMSLDVRRGILYAPTASAKYNFYGADRAGANLFSDSLLALDARTGKRLWHFQMVHHDIWDYDDATAPKLLTVHHNGKILDVVAQVTKQGFVWVFNRVTGEPLWPIEERPVPQTDMTGETTWPTQPFPTKPPPFSRQKFTVDDLSPYLTPEDRAKFKDEILSARNEGLFTPPGKRNTIQMPGNNGGANWSGAAVNPSQGLLYVVSKDLPAMLKLEPKGEPRKAPNPEADMVRYYSGFGFMLDSQGLSPIKPPWSSLTAYDLNEGTIKWKIPLGEVPELAAKGIHDTGSHYPKVGPVVTAGGLIFAGTRDRKVHALDVDNGKVLWEAEVGAALEGMAAVYEAEGREYVVFCAAAQEGLTPGTQKPIQGSYVAFALPK, encoded by the coding sequence GATCGACCGCTCCAACGTCGCCAAACTCAAGCCGGCCTGGACCTTCAAGACCGGCGACGGCAGCAAGTACTTCTTCAACCCCCTCGTCGCCGACGGCCGCATGTACGTCATGGCCAGGAAGAACTGCATCGTCGCCCTCGACCCCGCCACCGGCGCCGAACTCTGGACCTACACCCCCGAACCCGACACCAAGGTCATCACCAACCGCGGCCTCAACTACTGGGAGAGCAAGGACCGCTCCGACCGCCGCCTGCTCTTTGCCAGCAACCACCGCCTCCGCGCCATCGATGCCCGTACCGGCCAGCCCATCGACACCTTCGGCACGCACGGCAGCGTCGATCTCAAACAAGGTCTCGGCCGCGACCCCGAGACCCTCTCGCTCGTCCAGTCCACCACCCCCGGCCGCGTCTTCGAGGACCTCCTGATCCTCGGCTCCGCCACCAACCAGGGTTACGGCTCGGCGCCCGGCGACATCCGCGCTTTCGACGTCCGCACCGGCAAGCTCGTCTGGACCTTCCACACCATCCCCCATCCCGGCGAGGCCGGCTACGAAACCTGGCCCAAGGACGCCTGGAAGACCGTCGGCGGAGCCAACGTCTGGGGCGAGATGTCCCTCGACGTCAGGCGTGGCATCCTCTACGCCCCCACCGCCAGCGCCAAATACAACTTCTATGGAGCCGACCGCGCCGGCGCCAACCTCTTCAGCGACAGCCTGCTCGCCCTCGACGCCCGCACCGGCAAACGCCTCTGGCACTTCCAGATGGTCCATCACGACATCTGGGACTACGACGACGCCACCGCGCCCAAACTACTCACCGTCCACCACAACGGCAAGATCCTCGACGTCGTCGCCCAGGTCACCAAACAGGGCTTCGTCTGGGTCTTCAACCGCGTCACCGGCGAACCGCTCTGGCCCATCGAGGAGCGCCCCGTTCCCCAGACCGACATGACCGGCGAGACCACCTGGCCCACCCAGCCCTTCCCCACCAAGCCGCCGCCCTTCTCGCGCCAGAAGTTCACCGTCGACGACCTCAGCCCCTACCTAACACCCGAGGACCGCGCGAAGTTCAAGGATGAGATCCTCAGCGCTCGCAACGAAGGTCTCTTCACCCCGCCCGGCAAGCGCAACACCATCCAGATGCCCGGCAACAACGGTGGAGCCAACTGGAGCGGAGCCGCGGTGAACCCCTCGCAGGGCCTCCTCTACGTGGTCTCCAAGGACCTCCCCGCCATGCTCAAACTCGAGCCCAAGGGCGAGCCCCGCAAAGCCCCCAACCCCGAAGCCGACATGGTCCGCTACTACAGCGGATTCGGCTTCATGCTCGACAGCCAGGGCCTCTCGCCCATCAAACCGCCATGGTCCTCGCTGACCGCCTACGACCTGAACGAAGGCACCATCAAATGGAAGATCCCGCTGGGCGAGGTGCCGGAACTGGCGGCCAAGGGCATCCACGACACCGGCTCGCACTACCCCAAGGTAGGCCCGGTAGTGACCGCCGGAGGCCTGATCTTCGCGGGTACGCGGGACCGCAAGGTCCATGCCCTTGACGTGGACAACGGCAAGGTCCTTTGGGAAGCCGAAGTCGGAGCCGCGCTGGAAGGCATGGCCGCTGTTTACGAAGCGGAAGGCCGGGAGTACGTAGTCTTCTGTGCGGCCGCCCAGGAAGGCCTAACCCCGGGCACCCAGAAACCCATCCAAGGCAGCTACGTCGCCTTCGCCTTACCCAAGTAG